The following coding sequences lie in one Chanos chanos chromosome 4, fChaCha1.1, whole genome shotgun sequence genomic window:
- the rps6ka2 gene encoding ribosomal protein S6 kinase alpha-2 isoform X1 has product MDTNMRKFTVRRWFSVYLRKKSRSKSSSLCKLEDENILKEIDISHHVKEGFEKADPSQFELLKVLGQGSYGKVFLVRKIKGSDKGQLYAMKVLKKATLKVRDRVRSKMERDILAEVNHPFIVKLHYAFQTEGKLYLILDFLRGGDLFTRLSKEVMFTEEDVKFYLAELALALDHLHSLGIIYRDLKPENILLDEEGHIKITDFGLSKEAIDHDKRAYSFCGTIEYMAPEVVNRRGHTQSADWWSFGVLMFEMLTGSLPFQGKDRKETMALILKAKLGMPQFLSPEVQSLLRALFKRNPGNRLGAGPDGVEEIKRHIFFATIDWNKLYRREIKPPFKPAVGRPEDTFHFDPEFTSRTPTDSPGVPPSANAHQLFRGFSFVAANLGQEQPISETRPSTINPIVQQLHGNNIHFTDVYELKEDIGVGAYSVCKRCVHRITSVEYAVKIIDRAKKDPSEEIEILLRYGQHPNIITLKDVYDDGKYVYLVMELMRGGELLDRILHQKYFSEREASAVLCTITKTVEYLHSQGVVHRDLKPSNILYVDETGDPESIRICDFGFAKQLRAENGLLMTPCYTANFVAPEVLKKQGYDAACDIWSLGILLYTMLAGFTPFASGPDDTPEEILARIGSGKYALSGGNWDTVSDAAKDIVTKMLHVDPHQRLTAPLVLRHPWIVNREQLSQSQLIRQDVQLVKGAMAATYSALNRSPQAPKLEPVLSSSLAQRRGMKRLTSTRL; this is encoded by the exons GATGAGAACATACTTAAAGAAATTGACATCAGCCATCACGTAAAAGAAGGCTTCGAGAAGGCCGACCCATCCCAGTTTGAGCTGCTCAAGGTCTTAGGGCAAGGTTCCTATGGGAAG GTATTCTTGGTAAGGAAAATCAAAGGCTCTGACAAAGGACAACTCTATGCTATGAAAGTGTTGAAAAAAGCAACACTGAAAG tacGAGACAGAGTGCGATCAAAGATGGAGAGGGATATTCTGGCAGAAGTGAACCATCCTTTTATAGTTAAACTTCACTACG CAtttcagacagagggaaaactCTATTTGATCTTAGACTTTCTCAGAGGAGGGGATCTCTTCACCCGGCTCTCTAAAGAG GTGATGTTTACTGAGGAAGATGTGAAGTTCTACCTGGCTGAGCTGGCTTTAGCTTTAGATCACCTTCACAGCCTGGGGATCATCTACCGTGACCTCAAACCAGAAAA taTTCTGCTGGATGAGGAGGGCCATATAAAGATTACAG ATTTTGGCCTGAGTAAAGAGGCCATAGACCACGACAAAAGGGCGTACTCTTTCTGTGGAACTATAGAGTACATGGCCCCAGAGGTGGTGAACAGGAGGGGTCACACCCAGAGCGCAGACTGGTGGTCCTTTGGTGTCTTAATG TTTGAAATGCTGACAGGATCGCTGCCATTTCAAGGCAAAGATCGAAAGGAAACAATGGCACTCATTCTCAA ggcCAAACTTGGCATGCCACAGTTTTTAAGCCCAGAAGTGCAAAGTCTTTTACGTGCGCTCTTTAAAAGAAACCCCGGCAACAGATTAG GTGCTGGACCTGACGGAGTGGAAGAGATCAAAAGGCATATCTTTTTTGCAACAATCGACTGGAAC AAGTTGTATAGGCGGGAGATCAAGCCTCCATTTAAACCAGCTGTCGGCAGACCAGAGGACACTTTTCACTTTGATCCTGAGTTCACCTCTCGCACACCCACAG ATTCCCCTGGTGTTCCTCCCAGTGCCAACGCCCATCAGCTCTTCCGGGGATTCAGTTTTGTAGCTGCTAACCTGGGCCAAGAGCAGCCTATATCTGAGACCAGACCAAGTACCATCAACCCCATTGTCCAG CAACTTCATGGAAACAATATTCATTTCACGGACGTTTATGAGCTGAAGGAGGACATTGGTGTCGGGGCATATTCAGTCTGCAAGCGCTGTGTTCACAGAATTACAAGTGTGGAGTATGCTGTTAAA ATCATTGACAGAGCTAAGAAAGATCCATCTGAAGAAATAGAGATTCTGCTGCGATACGGACAGCACCCAAACATCATCACTTTGAAAGAT GTCTATGATGATGGGAAGTATGTGTACCTGGTAATGGAACTGATGAGAGGTGGGGAGCTGCTGGACAGAATCCTGCATCAGAAATATTTTTCGGAGAGAGAGGCTTCTGCAGTTCTTTGCACCATCACTAAAACCGTGGAGTATCTGCACTCCCAGGGG GTTGTCCATCGAGATTTGAAGCCCAGCAATATACTCTACGTAGATGAAACGGGAGACCCAGAATCGATCCGGATTTGCGATTTCGGATTTGCTAAGCAGCTACGAGCAGAAAACGGTCTTCTTATGACGCCATGCTACACTGCAAACTTTGTGGCTCCAGAG gtTCTGAAGAAGCAGGGATATGATGCAGCATGTGACATCTGGAGCTTGGGAATTTTACTGTACACCATGCTTGCAGG GTTCACTCCTTTTGCCAGCGGCCCTGACGATACCCCTGAGGAAATCCTGGCTCGCATTGGTAGTGGCAAATATGCATTGTCAGGAGGCAACTGGGACACTGTGTCCGACGCTGCCAAG GACATTGTGACCAAAATGCTGCATGTGGACCCCCACCAGCGTCTGACGGCCCCTCTGGTCCTGAGGCATCCGTGGATAGTGAACAGAGAGCAGTTGTCTCAGAGTCAGCTCATCCGACAGGATGTGCAACTGGTCAAG GGGGCGATGGCAGCCACATACTCAGCTCTGAATCGTTCACCACAAGCCCCAAAACTGGAGCCTGTTCTGTCCTCATCTTTGGCCCAGAGAAGAGGCATGAAGAGATTAACCTCCACACGTCTTTAG
- the rps6ka2 gene encoding ribosomal protein S6 kinase alpha-2 isoform X2 — MKVLKKATLKVRDRVRSKMERDILAEVNHPFIVKLHYAFQTEGKLYLILDFLRGGDLFTRLSKEVMFTEEDVKFYLAELALALDHLHSLGIIYRDLKPENILLDEEGHIKITDFGLSKEAIDHDKRAYSFCGTIEYMAPEVVNRRGHTQSADWWSFGVLMFEMLTGSLPFQGKDRKETMALILKAKLGMPQFLSPEVQSLLRALFKRNPGNRLGAGPDGVEEIKRHIFFATIDWNKLYRREIKPPFKPAVGRPEDTFHFDPEFTSRTPTDSPGVPPSANAHQLFRGFSFVAANLGQEQPISETRPSTINPIVQQLHGNNIHFTDVYELKEDIGVGAYSVCKRCVHRITSVEYAVKVYDDGKYVYLVMELMRGGELLDRILHQKYFSEREASAVLCTITKTVEYLHSQGVVHRDLKPSNILYVDETGDPESIRICDFGFAKQLRAENGLLMTPCYTANFVAPEVLKKQGYDAACDIWSLGILLYTMLAGFTPFASGPDDTPEEILARIGSGKYALSGGNWDTVSDAAKDIVTKMLHVDPHQRLTAPLVLRHPWIVNREQLSQSQLIRQDVQLVKGAMAATYSALNRSPQAPKLEPVLSSSLAQRRGMKRLTSTRL, encoded by the exons ATGAAAGTGTTGAAAAAAGCAACACTGAAAG tacGAGACAGAGTGCGATCAAAGATGGAGAGGGATATTCTGGCAGAAGTGAACCATCCTTTTATAGTTAAACTTCACTACG CAtttcagacagagggaaaactCTATTTGATCTTAGACTTTCTCAGAGGAGGGGATCTCTTCACCCGGCTCTCTAAAGAG GTGATGTTTACTGAGGAAGATGTGAAGTTCTACCTGGCTGAGCTGGCTTTAGCTTTAGATCACCTTCACAGCCTGGGGATCATCTACCGTGACCTCAAACCAGAAAA taTTCTGCTGGATGAGGAGGGCCATATAAAGATTACAG ATTTTGGCCTGAGTAAAGAGGCCATAGACCACGACAAAAGGGCGTACTCTTTCTGTGGAACTATAGAGTACATGGCCCCAGAGGTGGTGAACAGGAGGGGTCACACCCAGAGCGCAGACTGGTGGTCCTTTGGTGTCTTAATG TTTGAAATGCTGACAGGATCGCTGCCATTTCAAGGCAAAGATCGAAAGGAAACAATGGCACTCATTCTCAA ggcCAAACTTGGCATGCCACAGTTTTTAAGCCCAGAAGTGCAAAGTCTTTTACGTGCGCTCTTTAAAAGAAACCCCGGCAACAGATTAG GTGCTGGACCTGACGGAGTGGAAGAGATCAAAAGGCATATCTTTTTTGCAACAATCGACTGGAAC AAGTTGTATAGGCGGGAGATCAAGCCTCCATTTAAACCAGCTGTCGGCAGACCAGAGGACACTTTTCACTTTGATCCTGAGTTCACCTCTCGCACACCCACAG ATTCCCCTGGTGTTCCTCCCAGTGCCAACGCCCATCAGCTCTTCCGGGGATTCAGTTTTGTAGCTGCTAACCTGGGCCAAGAGCAGCCTATATCTGAGACCAGACCAAGTACCATCAACCCCATTGTCCAG CAACTTCATGGAAACAATATTCATTTCACGGACGTTTATGAGCTGAAGGAGGACATTGGTGTCGGGGCATATTCAGTCTGCAAGCGCTGTGTTCACAGAATTACAAGTGTGGAGTATGCTGTTAAA GTCTATGATGATGGGAAGTATGTGTACCTGGTAATGGAACTGATGAGAGGTGGGGAGCTGCTGGACAGAATCCTGCATCAGAAATATTTTTCGGAGAGAGAGGCTTCTGCAGTTCTTTGCACCATCACTAAAACCGTGGAGTATCTGCACTCCCAGGGG GTTGTCCATCGAGATTTGAAGCCCAGCAATATACTCTACGTAGATGAAACGGGAGACCCAGAATCGATCCGGATTTGCGATTTCGGATTTGCTAAGCAGCTACGAGCAGAAAACGGTCTTCTTATGACGCCATGCTACACTGCAAACTTTGTGGCTCCAGAG gtTCTGAAGAAGCAGGGATATGATGCAGCATGTGACATCTGGAGCTTGGGAATTTTACTGTACACCATGCTTGCAGG GTTCACTCCTTTTGCCAGCGGCCCTGACGATACCCCTGAGGAAATCCTGGCTCGCATTGGTAGTGGCAAATATGCATTGTCAGGAGGCAACTGGGACACTGTGTCCGACGCTGCCAAG GACATTGTGACCAAAATGCTGCATGTGGACCCCCACCAGCGTCTGACGGCCCCTCTGGTCCTGAGGCATCCGTGGATAGTGAACAGAGAGCAGTTGTCTCAGAGTCAGCTCATCCGACAGGATGTGCAACTGGTCAAG GGGGCGATGGCAGCCACATACTCAGCTCTGAATCGTTCACCACAAGCCCCAAAACTGGAGCCTGTTCTGTCCTCATCTTTGGCCCAGAGAAGAGGCATGAAGAGATTAACCTCCACACGTCTTTAG